The proteins below are encoded in one region of Oncorhynchus nerka isolate Pitt River linkage group LG15, Oner_Uvic_2.0, whole genome shotgun sequence:
- the LOC135560042 gene encoding histone chaperone asf1b-B-like: MAKVQVLNVAVLDNPSPFGNPFQFEITFECMEDLPEDLEWKIIYVGSAESEEYDQTLDSVLVGPVPAGRHMFVFQADAPNTGLIPESDAVGVTVALITCTYNGQEFIRIGYYVNNEYTDPELRENPPVKPDYTQLQRNILASNPRVTRFHINWDGCSDKMEDSENVDPSPNSSSSSSMVPSSCLAGKALPVGLLSGNSMDCL; this comes from the exons ATGGCTAAAGTTCAAGTGTTGAATGTCGCTGTGTTGGATAACCCAAGTCCTTTTGGGAACCCGTTTCAGTTCGAGATTACGTTCGAGTGCATGGAGGATTTACCGGAGG acctgGAGTGGAAGATCATCTACGTGGGCTCAGCAGAGAGTGAGGAGTATGATCAGACTCTGGACTCAGTTCTGGTCGGACCGGTACCAGCAGGCAGACACATGTTCGTGTTCCAG gcggATGCCCCCAACACCGGGCTGATTCCTGAGAGTGATGCTGTGGGGGTAACCGTGGCGCTCATCACCTGCACCTACAACGGACAGGAGTTCATCCGTATCGGTTACTATGTCAACAATGAATACACCGACCCAGAGCTCCGAGAGAACCCACCAGTCAaaccagactacacacag ctgCAGAGGAACATCCTGGCCTCTAACCCCCGTGTGACCCGGTTCCATATCAACTGGGACGGCTGTTCAGACAAGATGGAGGACAGTGAGAACGTAGACCCCTCCcccaacagcagcagtagcagcagcatggtGCCCTCCTCCTGTTTAGCTGGCAAGGCGTTACCTGTAGGACTGCTGTCTGGTAACTCGATGGACTGTCTGTAG